A single window of Bacteroidota bacterium DNA harbors:
- a CDS encoding CapA family protein has translation MKKIFFSLALISSISFSLTAQQKDTITIAAVGDIMQGTNYPGKEYLAPNDGRDLLSPVKDILRSADLTFGNSEGTFLDSGGTVKSCSNPKICYAFRQPEHYAKYLADAGFDLVSVANNHVGDFGEEGRKGTMRALDSAGIYYAGLVSKPYVIFEKGGIKYGFCAFAPNTGTMDINDLDSAKKIVAYLDSRADIVIVSFHGGAEGESRDHVLRAHEIFLGEDRGDVYAFAHGVIDAGADLVFGSGPHVTRGAEVYKDRFIAYSCGNFCTYNRFNLKGKCGHAPIVMVKVDRHGKFLGGKIIATKQEGEGGPVPDPANSVINEMIALSTNDFPESKLVIEADGKMYVKF, from the coding sequence ATGAAAAAAATATTTTTTTCTCTCGCACTTATTTCTTCCATTTCTTTTTCACTCACTGCACAACAGAAAGACACGATCACGATTGCAGCGGTTGGCGACATCATGCAGGGAACAAATTATCCCGGCAAAGAATATCTTGCTCCGAATGACGGACGTGATCTGCTGAGCCCGGTGAAAGATATTCTGCGCAGCGCCGATCTTACATTCGGAAACAGCGAAGGAACTTTTCTCGACAGCGGCGGAACGGTGAAGAGTTGCAGCAATCCCAAGATCTGTTATGCATTCCGTCAACCGGAACATTATGCAAAATATCTTGCTGATGCAGGGTTTGATCTGGTGAGTGTGGCGAATAATCACGTTGGAGATTTCGGTGAAGAAGGAAGAAAAGGAACCATGCGCGCGCTCGACAGTGCAGGAATTTATTATGCGGGGCTTGTTTCGAAGCCGTATGTGATTTTTGAAAAAGGCGGCATTAAATATGGTTTCTGTGCATTTGCACCCAACACAGGAACGATGGACATCAATGATCTTGACAGCGCAAAAAAAATAGTTGCTTATCTCGACTCACGCGCCGATATCGTCATTGTTTCTTTTCACGGTGGCGCTGAAGGAGAAAGCCGCGATCACGTGTTGCGTGCGCACGAAATTTTTCTTGGTGAAGACCGCGGTGATGTGTATGCGTTCGCGCACGGTGTGATAGACGCCGGTGCTGATCTTGTTTTCGGAAGCGGTCCGCATGTAACGCGCGGTGCGGAAGTTTACAAAGATCGTTTCATTGCTTACAGTTGCGGAAATTTCTGCACCTACAATCGTTTTAATTTAAAAGGGAAATGCGGCCATGCTCCAATCGTAATGGTGAAAGTGGACCGGCATGGAAAATTTCTCGGCGGAAAAATAATTGCAACGAAGCAGGAGGGTGAAGGAGGGCCGGTTCCTGATCCGGCAAATTCAGTGATCAATGAAATGATCGCGCTCTCTACAAATGATTTTCCCGAATCGAAACTGGTAATTGAAGCGGATGGAAAGATGTACGTGAAATTTTAA